The sequence below is a genomic window from Euwallacea similis isolate ESF13 chromosome 1, ESF131.1, whole genome shotgun sequence.
aAGATTTAGAATAATCAACTGTGTATGGTAATTTAACTTACATCTTGCTTTTCCTTTGCTTCTCTGGTTTCATCCAAGATTCTTTCAATGTCCTCAATATTAAGAGCATCATTCATTCTCTTCAAGGCTTCATTTCCTTGTTTCAGACCATCAACTACTTGAAGTTCTATTTGAGCAAACTCTATATCATGAGTAAGTTTTTCTAAGTTTTCCAGTTGCCCATCAGTCTTTCTGAGTAGTTGCTCTTGGTAACGTTTTTTCTTAAGTAATAGCAATGCTCGACTAGAATTTGTTTGTTGATTAGTTTTACACAAATATAAGGGTAtaacaatattatattaattaaaaacctcAGATACTTACTCCTTTTGACCCTTAGACAGTAGCTTTTTAGCTAGCTCTCTGTCAGATGCTAATGTGAGTTCTATTCGCTTttgatattgttttaatttatccCTTTGTTGCTTCAATTGCTAAAATCAGTacaaaatggtaaaattatataaacatTGAACTAACAATTGCTAACTGGATCCACAACATATTTAAATCCAAActaattattactttataGGGAGGGGGGACACAGTCAAATATAAGCCAGCTAGGTGTTGCCTGTAAGGGGATTTTATGCCCTTTCATTTGGTTACTGCTTGTGCATGACCTGTGAgctattaattgtttttaatagtTCTCACTGGCACGTGAGACTGATACTTTCTAAACTTTAATATTGTAAATTCCACCCAGGGTCTACCTGGGTTCATATCTTTTCTATTGTGTGAACAATATAATCGAATATAACATAAGGTGGGCAGGTATGCTATATGCAAATCAAgaatctatttattttttaatttttgcttacCAAGACTGCTTTGTCTTGAGCTGTGACTCTGCTAAGAGGTTtctttttaccaaaaattatacCCATTATTCACGTGTTGCTATATAAAATTAGGAATAATATTATCACCTGTTACACCAGAACATTAAGTCATTATTTTTCTGCTTAatgttaatttgatttttaaatttatattataaatcataaacaaatgtcaaagAAACTGACACTGACATAAATTTGAGGTTAAACAGTTGTAGTTCGTGGTGTACGtcctacaacttttgtttcaCTTTTCGTTAACATTTCTAACAAGTATGAGTGAAATGGATAGAAAGTCGTGCCTCCTAACGTAACCTACAAATAATCTACAGTTTTAGTTCTATTTTTAAGTTCGGTTCCTcaattaattaactaaaaatgaCCAAAGTCATAGGTTACTTCCTACCAGGAGAAATAGTTAATGACCTGAATTCAAAAGACAGACAAATCATAATTGGTCCAGGACTTCGAAGAAATGAAGAAGATCCCAATAGCCTGGTGGTTTCTCAAGCCGGTAGACTTTGCTTCAGGACGCCAAATACCTACTGGATTGAAAGCCGACGAAACAGATACGTTCCCAAAAAAGGTGATTGTGTTGTTGGAATCATAACCAAAAAATCAGGAGATTCCCTGCGAGTCGACATAGGAAGTGCCGAACCTGCATGCCTCAGTTTGTCAGCCTTCGAAGGCGTTACTAAGAAAATGAAGCCTGATGTCAATATAGGTGATACTGTGTatgcaaaacttttaaatGCGCACAAGGAAATGGAGCCTGAGTTAGTGTGTATTGATCAATATTACAAGGCAGGACGATTAGGTCTCTTGTCCAATGAaggatttttgataaatttggaCACAAACCTTGTTCAGTCTTtattaaatgttgaaaatccCCTGTTAAGGACTCTTGCTCGCAAGTTCCCATATGAGATTGTGATTGGTGTTAATGGGAAAGTGTGGATGAAAGCAAATAAATCCAAAGATGTGCTGACTCTGTGTAAGGCTTTTGAAGTTGCAAGTGGTGAATCAGAGAAGAGTATTATTGAAGCTTGCAGGGAGcataagtaaatttttgtattaagttttggttgcaaataaaattccaCATCTACTCCAGTGCGTTAtagtttaaatgttgcttTAGTTTAGCGCATAGAAATGTAAACGAAAAcatttaatgcaatttttgaagaGCACCATTCATGACATAACCATCATTGCCAAATTTCCAGGTTAAAGGCAAAGCATTACTATCAATGACCTAATCAGCTGATTAGTGTCATTGCAAAATTCGAATGTGTATATAAAACCGTAACGGGAGAAAGGTGAATGTggatttttagataattttacgGTTTCTATTTCATAAGCTGCGTTTCTAGGTGAACGCAATCATCTATTAAACTCCTCTGGTAGGGAGAAACCATTTTTACCTAGTGTCATTGTATATTTTCACGTTTACCATGAGTGCTGCGGTTGAACTTGAGCATAATGGAGATTCTAATAGTAGGTACTTGGTGCTTGTATTTCTTATCttcataattaaaatgtcattaagtatgcaaatatttacataactaAAATGTGTGTTACTTCCTCCCAAAAAGGAGTCTCAATCACCACCAATGACGCCTTCGCAGAAGTACAAATTCCTGTTCCTTGGGGACACATAGCAGGTAAGCCCTGGAGTGTTCAGTAAATGTATGAAGTATATTCTGGCACAACTGATGTAGAATTTACTGGCGGCTTTACAAAACCTCACCATACTTTAGGGACAGAAAATCCTcctttaaatcaataaatcctTTATCAAAACTACTGCTGTCCTATCAAACCTATTTAACTAATCAATATTTACACAACTCTTGTTTTCTTATAGTACAAGCAGGTTTTCTTAATTGGGTTGCAGTCTGATCAGTAATGGCATGTGGCACAAATAgcatttacttaaatttttaccCTATATTTcgtaaaactaataaaaatggTACTCTGTACACACAAAGTTTTTTCTGGAAGAAGCTAAGTGCTGCTCCTTAAAAGTCATTTGTGACCTGTGGTCATAATAACTTGCCCAATTTAAGTGCACTCACTTTGTTTAATTTGACATGAAACCCATGAAATAAAATAGTGCGACTAGACGCCTATTATGGATATAGGTATATTTATTGTTAGCCTTAGCCTAAATTGTTTCCCTTCcctgtaaatattttcatttaggAGTACATGTCTATCGCAGGAGCGTTTGAAAATCTAAACAAACCACGAAAACACGTGGATGAGGTCAAAGATCAAAACCGTTTTTTGATGATGAAATACTATGAAATCAGTGCTCAGaataaaattgctatttttaatattacgaGTACTTAATAATTGTAATATATAATTCGGGAAGTATCAAAATGACCTACTAAAGCATAGAATGATTTTCTGTATATAACCAGCCGCAAAGTGACAGTAATCAATAATATATtgatttacattaaaaaatagtttgcTTGATCAAATCCTCAACAAATATTGAGCTGAAATCAACTAAACCAAAcccaaacaaattttatctctgaaataaaatatattcctAATTTTACGAGTTAACAATACCTAATTGAGAACTAACTACTATTACTACACCTCATGGACTTTGAATTGTTTGCTGATATCATGACTCTATCGTGGTTAGCAGTGATAATTCCAGTTCTCATGCATGATGAGTTTCGGTAATCGCGCTTAAGGCGTGATTCAGCAACTCAGCCTTAGACCCAGTTGTACAAACGCGGTGTGAAAGTCGATTCATTTAAACCGGGCGGTACTGGAACCACCTCGTAAGAATAGCGTTGGTGtcacaaatgaaaaatgagcTGGTTTGAGTACTAGTTGGGAACcaacttttttaaacagtGATTAACTAATTATCGCCTTGTAATGATACCAATTAATTTGATGGTACATTTAACTTGCGTTagcgaaaataaaaacaatactGGCAACAGGcgattttttatcttattttcaTTGCACACTCCACATTTATCAGTTCATACCTTGTGTCTTCTTTGCATTGTCctagaaatgttttattatactTTCCGGCTGGGTGGGGGTTTCTGGTCAATAGCCATTCATAGGATTTGAGACTATAGTAAACTAGTGGACCCTATGAAGAGCGCTTTGCCTTTCCAATACTTAAGTCCTTAGTTGAgcaaatattttcaggaaagtGGTGGGGTTCACGTGACCAACAACCTATCATCGCTTTGCATGGCTGGCAGGACAACTGTGGCACCTTCGACAAGGTAGCCCCATTACTGAAGGAGGAGGGGCATTCTTTGCTTTGCATAGATTTGCCTGGGCATGGATTTTCATCACACCTTCCGCAGGGTaagaaatttgccaaaaatatgGTTTAAGATGCAGAAAATCACAGTTTCTGGATTTAGGCCACAAGTACTATGTTTGGTGGGATGGCATCCATTACTTAAGGAGGATAGTTAAGTACTTTAAATGGAAAGACATTATCATCTTGGGACATTCGCTCGGGGGTGGAATTGCGTTCCTGTATGCAGCTACGTATCCCAAAGAAGTGAAGAAATACGTTAGTATAGATCTTGGTAAGTAGTTAAGGTAAATGGAGTTGGTGACAAAAATGCTAAGATTGTTGagaatttatggaattttacCCTGCATAGAAACCTGTACCAATTAAAGATTGTTTTACGGGTCCATAGAATTTTCTAAGTCTGCCGCTCGAATACAAGGCAAACGCGGTTGATTTGGCCAGATAGTTTACACGTTTCCcaaccatttaaatttactttatggCTGTTGTTCGTAGtctaattattatcattattgaACTATTTTCCACCCCAAAACACTGTTTTAGCTAGTCCTTCAGTAAGAAACTTACAAAGGAGCTGTGATGCAATAGGGCCTGCCATAGATAAATTCTTAAGTTATGAAAAACTAACTCCAGACCAAGTGCCCTGTTACCCATACAACGAGATGCTTGAAATATTGGTGCAGGCCCATAAAGGTAGTTTCAGGTTTTTAGTTTATTCATCAATTGCCTTGATTTATAATTCTATAGGTTCAGTAAATCGTGaaggatgtgaaattttattgaagagGGGAATGCGACCTGCTATGAATAGAGATGGGTATTATTTTACTAGGGATCCCCGGCTCAAGCTCTCTGCTTTGGGTTTTATAAGCATTGAGCAGGTGACTGAACTAGCTTCAAGAATCCTCTGCGAGGTTGGTTGCACGATATTATTGTTATCTGCACtgtgtatacatatatgtgtTTAACAGGTATTGAATATCAGAGCAACCAATGGCCACAAACCAGACCATCCGGAGCATTACGACAtcgttttaaatgaaattgaaaaacaagCCAAGAAAATGGAGCGACATTTGGTAGAGGGTACGCATCATTTGCATTTGAATGATGGGAGATCAGTGGCGGCAATTATTCACAAATTCCTAATATCTTAAATTGGTAAATTATCTAGtcaattttacatatatttataatgtATTTATATGGGTTggataatgttaaaattttaattttttgatataataTGAACTTTAGGTTGtagataaatttataaattattttttcgtatGGGTAAAAGGTATAAACACGCACACTTAGACTTTACAAGTATCAGAGTTTAGGCTATAGTTCTGGTCATATTTCTGTactgttttgtttgtttcagaggttgattttgttgtttcattatattgaaggaaattttataattcgATTTTGTGATGTTAGTATGTATTATTCTATATGCTTTTATAGATGCACTAAACTTTGGATTTGATATAGTACGTAGTTTTTAACGTAGCAATTGATTTATTGATATTGTGGCAAAAACAACAACCACTGTGCATATATAAAgaagtaacaaaaatatacggCTTTTTGTTGACGTTAagcaatttgttttgttttatttttgacgAACTGATAATTATGGAAGATAGTGGTAGAAAACTTGTCACCACTTGGATTTCTTAGATAGAGGACGTTTTTAAACGCTGCATTTTGGAAACCTTCCTGTAATTTTTGCATACACTAAAATGTCAAGAAACTGAAAACGGATTTGATAccagtaaatttttttcttcgcaaaaccagtggcgtacatcacaatttttccctaaaaataattagtgaaAATTGAGTGCTCCGATTTCAGTGAGATTGGGTTCCGCAGTAGCCGTACGATACAGCTTTAATATACCGCGGTCAAAACTCGAATCGgaaaacttcgattttttggcccaaaaattttcatgatgtatAGTCCATGGTATTTTTCGGaccaaaaaatcgaagttttcCGATTCGAGTTTTGACCGCGGTATATTAAAGCTGTATCGTACGGCTACTGCGGAACCCAATCTCACTGAAATCGGAGCACTCAATTttcactaattatttttagggaaaaattgtgatgtacgccactggttttgcgaagatagaattttgatttgaacTGCACActacgaatatttttttgtgaataaatttattaaaacatctaaaaaaattttggtttcgCGAAGATGTGGCGTCCATGACAATTTTATTCACACAATTTCtaaacaatatacagggtatatcATTGAAAACTGTGCACTCGGCTTTTTTGAACTatgttcaaaatgtcagaAATTGGTGCTACACgatgattttgtttttgaggGGGACACGTTTTAGCTTTAAATGCATATTCGCTAAAACAGCCCCCTTCGCGGGGATACAATTAACTTTAGACTCTGGCACTATGGGTGGAATGGCACCTCgtttgaaagatttttcaatttaaaatacaacGAAATGATTGAAATATGACgaatatatattgaaaatcattgaaatttttggaattgtttattcaaattaaattactgtTAAATATACCAGAGGAAATGGGCAGGCCAGGGGAAATGGACCGTGAgtgcaaatttgataaattgaaaGTGGGAAGGCTTTACACATAGTCACCTCAAACCTATTTGCCCAGCCCgtactttaaaatttgtggATTACgttggtttattatttatcagtTGAtgtacacactgtatatattgAATATTGATCTTTGACACATATTCAAATCACTTTACATGACGAAATATTATCGatattaatttgcatttatttgcattttatacaaaaacaGGCATATGGCAGTGCCATGTTTCAATAGGCAGTGAGGGATTTTGTTGGTAAACTCCACATACTTTTTCCCACTGCAGTTCGGTAGGGCTAAAAATCGATTTGGATCTCAGATTACCCTTTACAGTCTCGAGTTCCTAAAATAATAGAATTGTTTAACAGAGACTAAACTGGAGCATTCACCCAAAATGTtcatacttttaaaatttgtctgTTACGCGCTTTGGCCTGATCAGTTGACAGTTTCGGGCCTTGTACTGTCTCAGCATCAGTGTTATTGCCTCCTACCTTACGAAAACTGAAAGTTATGGCACTTTACAACATAAATCAGGAAGACTATGCAGCTAACAGCAGACTAAACAAGCAATAAATTCCTGTCAAAATGGTGACTCTGAATTTACTATGGTTTTAGAGTTTAAATCGCTAAAGAATTACCATGTCATTTTTTCCTCGTACCTAATATCACTCTCTCAGTATTGCTCAAAAAGACAATATTCGATGAATAAAGCTTAAAGCATGAATGTACTTTTTATTGCTGTTGGAATACTCCTTCACGTATAATCAAAGTGTCTATCATTGAAactcaaatgaaaaaatgcaaataagtGAAACAGTTTCTGGTGAAATCCCACATTTTAATTCAGATTGAGGCTGGGTTTATACGGCACGTAAAGTATGGCACAATGAGAAGCAAAGGGTAAAAAGATATGAACTTTCTATGTTATGCGTTGTATAAGCCCGGCTTTAGCTACCTTATTCATGCACACAAAAAGTTTTACcccagttttaaaatattatccaCTTTTTCTTCCTCCTTTCGGTACTTCAGTATTACTTCTTCTACTTCGGCAATAACCATTCTGCCGATGAGGCAAATTTGTACAGCAAATAATAGCACGTTGGTTCGCACGTTGATTGTTTGTGTTTGTATCTATCTGGGGGCCATGGAGAATGGGAAGTTGCCA
It includes:
- the Rrp40 gene encoding exosome complex component RRP40, whose protein sequence is MTKVIGYFLPGEIVNDLNSKDRQIIIGPGLRRNEEDPNSLVVSQAGRLCFRTPNTYWIESRRNRYVPKKGDCVVGIITKKSGDSLRVDIGSAEPACLSLSAFEGVTKKMKPDVNIGDTVYAKLLNAHKEMEPELVCIDQYYKAGRLGLLSNEGFLINLDTNLVQSLLNVENPLLRTLARKFPYEIVIGVNGKVWMKANKSKDVLTLCKAFEVASGESEKSIIEACREHK
- the kraken gene encoding probable serine hydrolase isoform X1 is translated as MSAAVELEHNGDSNRVSITTNDAFAEVQIPVPWGHIAGKWWGSRDQQPIIALHGWQDNCGTFDKVAPLLKEEGHSLLCIDLPGHGFSSHLPQGHKYYVWWDGIHYLRRIVKYFKWKDIIILGHSLGGGIAFLYAATYPKEVKKYVSIDLASPSVRNLQRSCDAIGPAIDKFLSYEKLTPDQVPCYPYNEMLEILVQAHKGSVNREGCEILLKRGMRPAMNRDGYYFTRDPRLKLSALGFISIEQVTELASRILCEVLNIRATNGHKPDHPEHYDIVLNEIEKQAKKMERHLVEGTHHLHLNDGRSVAAIIHKFLIS
- the Vps20 gene encoding charged multivesicular body protein 6-A; amino-acid sequence: MGIIFGKKKPLSRVTAQDKAVLQLKQQRDKLKQYQKRIELTLASDRELAKKLLSKGQKDRALLLLKKKRYQEQLLRKTDGQLENLEKLTHDIEFAQIELQVVDGLKQGNEALKRMNDALNIEDIERILDETREAKEKQDEISSLLSGGLTDEDEEAVEDELAAILKEQMPNVPSDDVHIQYEEETSAENEEREKQSSKKDKAKKFKALEVAALEA
- the kraken gene encoding probable serine hydrolase isoform X2, with product MEILIVGVSITTNDAFAEVQIPVPWGHIAGKWWGSRDQQPIIALHGWQDNCGTFDKVAPLLKEEGHSLLCIDLPGHGFSSHLPQGHKYYVWWDGIHYLRRIVKYFKWKDIIILGHSLGGGIAFLYAATYPKEVKKYVSIDLASPSVRNLQRSCDAIGPAIDKFLSYEKLTPDQVPCYPYNEMLEILVQAHKGSVNREGCEILLKRGMRPAMNRDGYYFTRDPRLKLSALGFISIEQVTELASRILCEVLNIRATNGHKPDHPEHYDIVLNEIEKQAKKMERHLVEGTHHLHLNDGRSVAAIIHKFLIS
- the LOC136410892 gene encoding uncharacterized protein → MVIAEVEEVILKYRKEEEKVDNILKLGFRKVGGNNTDAETVQGPKLSTDQAKARNRQILKELETVKGNLRSKSIFSPTELQWEKVCGVYQQNPSLPIETWHCHMPVFV